One genomic region from Deinococcus ruber encodes:
- a CDS encoding COG4705 family protein codes for MTLFFWIIKILCTTIGETAADFLNTNLHLGLTGTTLVMGGLLVVTLFFQFRLPRYVPAVYWLAVVLISVVGTLITDNLTDNFGVSLWTSTVLFSIALAVVFVAWYRRERTLSIHSIFTARRELFYWLAVLFTFALGTAAGDLVAEKLALGYWKSALLFAGLIGAVTLAHFAFRLNAVLAFWIAYILTRPLGASIGDYLSQDRDEGGLQLGTLTTSAIFLVLILAVIVYLTVTRRDQIRLPDAQ; via the coding sequence GTGACGCTGTTCTTCTGGATCATCAAAATCCTCTGTACCACCATCGGGGAAACGGCCGCCGACTTTCTGAATACGAACCTTCACTTGGGATTGACAGGCACGACATTGGTCATGGGTGGTCTCCTAGTGGTGACGTTATTCTTCCAATTCCGTCTACCCCGGTACGTCCCTGCTGTGTACTGGCTGGCGGTGGTGCTGATCAGCGTGGTCGGCACCCTCATCACCGACAACCTGACCGACAACTTTGGCGTGAGCCTGTGGACGAGCACGGTCCTGTTCTCCATCGCCCTGGCAGTTGTCTTTGTGGCCTGGTATCGCCGTGAACGGACGCTGTCGATCCACAGTATTTTCACGGCGCGGCGAGAGCTGTTCTACTGGCTGGCGGTGCTGTTCACCTTCGCCCTCGGGACGGCCGCCGGTGACCTGGTGGCAGAGAAGTTGGCGCTCGGCTACTGGAAATCGGCCTTGCTGTTTGCGGGATTGATCGGAGCCGTGACCCTGGCACACTTCGCGTTCCGCTTGAACGCCGTGCTTGCTTTCTGGATTGCGTACATCCTGACCAGACCGCTGGGAGCCTCCATCGGGGATTATCTATCGCAGGACAGAGATGAGGGTGGGCTGCAGTTGGGAACCCTCACGACCAGTGCCATCTTTCTGGTCTTGATTCTTGCGGTCATCGTGTACTTGACGGTGACCCGCCGAGATCAGATCCGCCTCCCTGACGCTCAGTAA
- a CDS encoding phosphatase PAP2 family protein: protein MPLSLQVSLTYLRPAALLRLLLGILLPLILVGFVGEDVLEKQRFAFETPLMLWLHAHSTPLLDQIAVVLATIGGASVIAPLRAVLAYLLYRRSFIASRFFVVAVLGAALLNGVMKFAFHRARPELWPRLLPETGASFPSGHSMYSAAFVTALILLA, encoded by the coding sequence ATGCCCCTCTCTCTCCAAGTATCACTGACGTACCTTCGGCCTGCCGCGCTGCTCCGACTGCTGCTGGGCATCTTGCTGCCGCTGATTCTGGTTGGCTTCGTTGGTGAGGATGTCCTGGAGAAGCAACGGTTCGCGTTCGAGACGCCGCTGATGCTCTGGCTGCATGCTCACAGCACACCCCTGCTGGATCAGATCGCGGTCGTGCTCGCAACGATTGGCGGCGCGAGTGTCATTGCGCCGCTCAGGGCGGTGCTTGCCTATCTGCTGTACCGGCGTTCCTTTATCGCCTCGCGCTTCTTCGTGGTCGCGGTGCTGGGAGCGGCACTGCTGAACGGCGTCATGAAGTTCGCCTTTCATCGTGCCCGGCCGGAACTCTGGCCCCGCTTGCTCCCGGAAACCGGCGCGTCCTTTCCCAGTGGCCACAGCATGTACAGCGCTGCGTTCGTGACCGCCCTGATTCTGCTTGCGTAG